The sequence below is a genomic window from Lolium perenne isolate Kyuss_39 chromosome 4, Kyuss_2.0, whole genome shotgun sequence.
GAAAACCAGAATGACTCGGTATAGGGGACgtccatacatcactatgaaGTAATTGAAAGGGAAAAGATGCAACTGTGGATGAAGTACTAAAAGGAAGCCGAACATGTTTGCCTAGTCGGCAGGCGTCACATGAGTGAGCCGCCATTTTATTacatgaaaaagaaaagcctctCATTATTTGATGGAGCGAGGTGGAGCTGGGATGGCCAAGACGAGCGTGCCAAAGGTCGATGCCGGCAGAGAGCGCCCGAGGTGCATCGTGAGTGGAGGGAGACGGCTGAACGGGGTACAGGTCGCCGGGACTCTCACAGCGGTGCAAAACCATCCGGGTACGGGCGTCCTTTACAGAAAAACCAAACTCGTCAAATTCCACAGTTACAGAGTTATCACGAGAGAGAGTTTTGACGGAAACTAGGTTCTGAACAAGTTGTGGTGAAACTAAGACATTATTAAGAGACAATGGTGTAGAGTTAGAAGGAAAAGGAGTGGAGCCAATATGAGAGATGGGAAGACCAGCACCGTTACCGACGATGATGCGAGAGGAAGTGGATGTCGGAGATGAAGTGGAAAGGTTACCCGGGTGAGCAGCCATGTGTGCGGAGGCTCCGGTGTCCATGAACCCATCGCCACCGCCAGAGTAAGCGCCCGGCGAGGGGGCGTGCTGAAGGGCGGTGTACAGCGCGGGGTCCCAGTGGGCAGTAGGGGCCGGCGGCATCATGCCGCCGTAGGGAAGGTCGGCGGGAGCATAGGGCAGGCCGGCGGGAGCCTGCGGTGGCGCGGCGATGAAGGCCTGGTGCATCGGCAGGCGCGGGCCGACGGTGCCGGGGACGGGGGGGCGCGGGACGGGCATGGTGTAGGCGTGCACGACCCCCCGTCCAGGGGTTGTGTCCGCCCGCCCACGGCGGAGTGGGGTGTGAGTACCCGGGGCGCGGACCGACGATGCCGGGGCCGCCGTTGTGGCCACCGCCACGGCCACCACCACGGCCACGGCGACGGCCGCGGCCACCGCCCCCTCCTCCTTGGTGTTGTTGCGGCTGAGGCGCAGGTTGTGGAGGGGCGGGGGTGGGCACTGGTGGAGCTCCTCCGCCATGAGGGAGAACGCTGTTGCCGCTGGCCCATAGAGCGGTGTGAACTGCCCGGGTGCGCACACCCTTCAGCCGCCGTTCCTCCAGCCGGAGGTAGTCGACCGCCCGCTCGAACGTAGGGTTGGTCATGAGGGTCAGGTTGGAGGCGGCGTTGCCGAGGTCCTCGTTGAGGCCGGCGGTGAGGGTGGAGAGGAGGAGCTCGTCGCCAATCCGGAACCCAAGGTCCTGGAGCTCGTCGGAGATGGCCTTGAGGCGCAGGCAGTAGGCGTCCAAGGTTTGATCGCCCTGGGGTGTGCCGAAGAATTCCTGCTGCAAAAAGACAACATGttggagcttgttattggtgaagAGGCCGTTGATCTTTCCCCACACCGTGCGGGCATCATCGCCTTCCCGAACGACGGTCTTGAAGATGTCCGGCGAGACGGTGAGGAAGAGccagcggatgatggtggcgtcgatggccAGCCAGTCGGCGTCGCAGGCGAGGAGGTCGGCGGTGCCGTCGATGTGATCGCGCAGGTTGTACTCGCGGAAGAGGAGGTAGAAGTACGTCTTCCAGGCGAGGTAGTTGGCGACGGTGGTAGACATCTTGACggggactgatgtctacgggagcttctattcttgtagacagtgttgggcctccaagagcagaggtttgtagaacagcagcaagtttcccttaagtggatcacccaaggtttatcgatctcagggaggaagaggtcaaagatatccctctcaagcaaccctgcaaccacaaagcaagaagtctcttgtgtccccaacacacctaataggtgcactagttcggcgaagagatagtaaaatacatgtggtatgaataagtatgagcagtagtaacaacgccagaaaaatgcttgctggcgtgtagttgatggtggtaatattgcagacagtagaaacacagtaaaacagtaaacaagcagcgatagcagtatttaggaacaaggcctagggatcatactttcactaatggacactctcaacattgatcacataacagaatagataaatgctagactctacaccctcttgttggatgatgaacaccattgcgtaggattacacgaaccctcaatgccggagttaacaagctccacaatattcaatgttcatatttaaataaccttagagtgcaagatagatcaacataaccaaatagatcacatcaataccatcatagtaatagttaacttcacaatctacaagagatcacgatcataaactacaccaagtactacatgatgcacacactgcccactttacaccatgcaggaggaatagaatactttaataacatcactagagtagcacatagatgaat
It includes:
- the LOC139839116 gene encoding uncharacterized protein, which translates into the protein MSTTVANYLAWKTYFYLLFREYNLRDHIDGTADLLACDADWLAIDATIIRWLFLTVSPDIFKTVVREGDDARTVWGKINGLFTNNKLQHVVFLQQEFFGTPQGDQTLDAYCLRLKAISDELQDLGFRIGDELLLSTLTAGLNEDLGNAASNLTLMTNPTFERAVDYLRLEERRLKAFSLMAEELHQCPPPPLHNLRLSRNNTKEEGAVAAAVAVAVVVAVAVATTAAPASSVRAPGTHTPLRRGRADTTPGRGVVHAYTMPVPRPPVPGTVGPRLPMHQAFIAAPPQAPAGLPYAPADLPYGGMMPPAPTAHWDPALYTALQHAPSPGAYSGGGDGFMDTGASAHMAAHPVSPQLVQNLVSVKTLSRDNSVTVEFDEFGFSVKDARTRMFVRPILALQTDNGKEFDNTNIRTLLSTHGTIFRLTCPYTSQQNGRAERVLRTLNDCVRTGEDFSSRD